One stretch of Alcaligenes faecalis DNA includes these proteins:
- the ccmC gene encoding heme ABC transporter permease CcmC gives MNFLYRYAAPQNFYVLAGRIVPWAAILAFLLFLVGAYVGFFLAPTDAQQGEGYRIIFLHVPVSWMSMLIYLAMGFWSLLSLVFNSRTAAMMAAALAPTGAICTVLSLVTGALWGKPMWGAWWVWDARLTSELLLLFLYMGFMGLRGAIDDPRRADKAASILALVGVVNVPVIYFSVQWWNTLHQGASVSLTSSPSMATVMLTGMLLMSLAMWCYSIAIALYRVRNLILEREAHTAWVRNLTEG, from the coding sequence ATGAACTTTTTGTATCGCTACGCCGCCCCTCAAAACTTTTATGTCCTGGCCGGACGCATCGTGCCTTGGGCCGCCATCCTGGCATTTCTGCTGTTTCTGGTGGGTGCTTATGTAGGCTTTTTTCTGGCCCCCACTGATGCCCAGCAAGGCGAAGGCTACCGCATCATTTTCCTGCACGTTCCCGTGTCCTGGATGTCCATGCTGATCTATCTGGCGATGGGCTTCTGGTCCTTGCTCAGCCTGGTGTTCAACAGCCGCACGGCTGCCATGATGGCCGCTGCCCTGGCTCCTACTGGCGCGATCTGTACGGTGCTGTCGCTGGTCACCGGAGCCTTGTGGGGCAAGCCCATGTGGGGGGCGTGGTGGGTCTGGGATGCCCGTCTGACTTCCGAATTGTTGCTGCTGTTCTTGTACATGGGTTTCATGGGTTTGCGCGGTGCCATCGACGACCCGCGCCGTGCGGATAAAGCCGCTTCCATCCTGGCCTTGGTCGGGGTGGTGAATGTGCCCGTTATCTATTTCTCGGTGCAATGGTGGAACACCTTGCATCAGGGGGCTTCGGTATCGCTGACCAGCTCGCCGTCCATGGCCACCGTCATGCTGACGGGCATGTTGCTGATGAGTCTGGCCATGTGGTGCTACAGCATTGCCATCGCACTGTACCGGGTGCGCAATTTGATTCTTGAACGTGAGGCGCATACCGCCTGGGTTCGCAACTTGACGGAGGGCTGA
- the ccmI gene encoding c-type cytochrome biogenesis protein CcmI, with protein sequence MTIVFYIVAALLVLLCAAYLMLSVKRKPAVQRVVEHKQANLAILREQLKEIERDKQAGVLSAQDFEQAQMDLRQRVLEENEGLKTESVQQTGAPKLAWTLMFSIPVAAIALYFYLGNPAMLDPAAVQQQANAQPVDIEAMVARLEQRLKENPDDPGAWLMMARSHRYYGRHQEATQAYAKAMAVVDGDPTALAEYAESMLLAGVDTLDGLPGRLVKRSLELYPEEPLGLMLAGAAALHKEEYPAAIDYWQRLLAQFPPDSETAKVVNQGLQLARERMRLPANPAAEPATAP encoded by the coding sequence GTGACTATTGTTTTTTATATTGTGGCTGCGCTGTTGGTGCTGCTGTGTGCGGCGTATTTGATGTTGAGCGTCAAGCGCAAGCCCGCCGTGCAGCGTGTGGTTGAACACAAGCAGGCCAACCTGGCGATTCTGCGTGAGCAGCTCAAGGAAATCGAACGGGACAAACAGGCCGGTGTCTTGTCTGCCCAGGACTTCGAACAAGCGCAGATGGATTTACGCCAGCGCGTGCTGGAAGAAAATGAAGGGCTGAAAACAGAGTCTGTGCAGCAAACAGGTGCGCCCAAGCTGGCCTGGACCTTGATGTTCAGCATTCCGGTTGCGGCCATCGCCTTGTACTTTTATCTGGGGAATCCGGCCATGCTGGACCCTGCTGCCGTGCAACAGCAGGCCAACGCACAGCCGGTGGATATTGAGGCCATGGTGGCCCGTCTGGAGCAGCGTCTGAAAGAAAACCCGGATGATCCAGGCGCCTGGTTGATGATGGCCCGTTCGCATCGCTATTACGGCCGCCATCAGGAAGCGACACAGGCGTATGCCAAGGCCATGGCCGTGGTGGACGGAGACCCGACGGCATTGGCCGAATATGCGGAATCCATGCTCCTGGCCGGTGTCGACACCCTGGACGGCTTGCCGGGGCGTTTGGTCAAACGCTCGCTGGAACTGTATCCTGAAGAGCCTTTGGGCCTGATGCTGGCTGGTGCCGCCGCCTTGCATAAAGAGGAGTATCCGGCTGCGATCGACTACTGGCAGCGTTTGCTGGCGCAGTTCCCGCCCGATTCGGAAACCGCCAAGGTCGTGAATCAGGGCTTGCAACTGGCGCGTGAACGTATGCGACTGCCGGCCAACCCTGCAGCGGAACCTGCCACGGCCCCTTGA
- the ccmE gene encoding cytochrome c maturation protein CcmE, which translates to MTKRQNRLALILGALVVLGAATALILNAFQSSLVFFFTPTEVSQGQSPENRTFRVGGIVQMDSIRRGGAQGMAVNFVVTDGAAQVPVSYTGILPDLFQEGKGVVAQGRLNEQGQFVAEEVLAKHDENYMPPEAMHAMEQAERAKQGAKP; encoded by the coding sequence ATGACTAAGCGACAGAATCGTCTGGCCCTGATTCTGGGCGCTTTGGTGGTGCTGGGTGCAGCAACCGCCCTGATCCTGAATGCCTTTCAAAGCAGCCTGGTGTTCTTCTTTACCCCTACCGAAGTCAGCCAGGGGCAAAGCCCTGAAAACCGGACCTTCCGGGTGGGCGGCATTGTGCAGATGGACAGCATCCGCCGTGGTGGAGCCCAAGGCATGGCTGTGAACTTTGTGGTGACAGATGGCGCGGCCCAGGTGCCCGTCAGCTATACGGGGATTCTGCCGGACCTGTTCCAAGAGGGGAAAGGCGTAGTCGCCCAAGGTCGCTTGAACGAGCAGGGCCAGTTTGTGGCGGAAGAAGTGCTGGCCAAGCACGATGAAAACTACATGCCACCCGAGGCCATGCATGCCATGGAGCAGGCCGAGCGCGCGAAACAAGGAGCCAAGCCATGA
- a CDS encoding cytochrome c-type biogenesis protein CcmH gives MRMSQWMVAWMASLWFLMPAAQAQSGAQGAQESVMLEIAAELRCLVCQNESIAASRAELAVDLRQQIMEQLGQGRSPDQIRTYMVDRYGDFILYRPPFKSTTLLLWFGPALLLLTGFLIYAFTLRRRRRAGDETALTEEQRRQADALLQGSSRDEQS, from the coding sequence ATGAGGATGAGCCAATGGATGGTGGCCTGGATGGCCAGTCTGTGGTTCCTGATGCCAGCGGCTCAGGCCCAGTCGGGGGCACAGGGTGCCCAGGAATCGGTAATGCTGGAAATTGCGGCCGAGCTGCGTTGTCTGGTGTGTCAGAACGAATCCATTGCGGCGTCGCGTGCCGAACTGGCCGTGGACTTGCGTCAGCAGATCATGGAGCAGCTGGGGCAGGGGCGCAGTCCCGATCAGATTCGCACTTATATGGTGGATCGTTATGGCGACTTCATTTTGTATCGCCCGCCGTTTAAATCCACCACCTTGCTGCTCTGGTTCGGGCCAGCTCTGTTATTGCTGACGGGTTTTCTGATCTATGCCTTTACCCTGCGTCGTCGACGCCGTGCGGGTGATGAAACGGCCTTGACCGAGGAACAACGTCGTCAAGCCGATGCTCTCTTGCAGGGCTCTTCTCGGGATGAACAATCGTGA
- the ccmB gene encoding heme exporter protein CcmB, whose translation MLSLFLALMKREWRLAMRRPGDVLIPLVFFLVVCSLFPLGVGADAALLSKMAPGVLWVSALLATMLSLSRLFEQDEQDGALEQVLFSHLPLSLWVLGKVLAHTFLTGVPLLLLAPILGLQFSLPTSSLGVLMVSLALGLPVLTLLGAIGAALVLGLRSAGVLLALLILPFYVPVLVFGAGAVQAVQAGLGAQAHLSVLAAFLLLALFFAPPATAAALRLALE comes from the coding sequence ATGTTGAGCCTCTTTTTAGCCTTGATGAAGCGCGAGTGGCGCCTGGCGATGCGTCGTCCCGGCGATGTTCTGATTCCTCTGGTTTTCTTCCTGGTGGTGTGCAGCCTGTTCCCCTTGGGCGTGGGGGCGGATGCGGCTTTGCTGTCCAAGATGGCCCCCGGCGTGCTGTGGGTGTCGGCCTTGCTGGCCACCATGCTGTCGCTAAGTCGCCTGTTTGAACAGGACGAGCAGGACGGCGCGCTGGAGCAGGTGCTGTTTTCCCACTTGCCGCTGAGCCTTTGGGTTTTGGGCAAGGTGCTGGCGCATACCTTTTTGACGGGTGTGCCTTTGCTTTTGCTGGCGCCGATTCTGGGGCTGCAATTCAGTTTGCCTACGTCCAGTCTGGGCGTGCTGATGGTGTCTCTGGCGCTGGGCCTGCCCGTTCTGACCTTGCTGGGTGCGATTGGCGCGGCGTTGGTGCTGGGTCTGCGCTCAGCCGGGGTCTTGCTGGCTTTATTGATTTTGCCCTTTTACGTTCCCGTGCTGGTCTTCGGGGCGGGGGCGGTGCAAGCGGTTCAGGCCGGATTGGGGGCGCAAGCGCATCTGTCCGTTCTGGCCGCTTTTTTACTGTTGGCTTTGTTCTTCGCGCCACCTGCTACGGCAGCGGCGTTGCGCCTTGCTCTTGAGTAA
- a CDS encoding DsbE family thiol:disulfide interchange protein: protein MNRFTVPLIGFVLLLVFLGVGLTLKPSEVPSPLVDKPAPAFSLPQLHNPEASFSGEQMKGRVWLLNVWASWCYPCLTEHAFIKELSTKHKVPIVGLNYKDVPEESREWLLRNGNSYEVSVMDRDGRVGIDFGVYGVPETFVIDKQGMVRFKHIGPVSRESMEETLLPLIRRLEQQP from the coding sequence ATGAACCGTTTCACTGTCCCTTTGATCGGCTTTGTGCTGCTGCTGGTGTTTCTGGGTGTGGGTTTGACCTTGAAGCCCAGCGAAGTGCCTTCACCCTTGGTCGACAAACCGGCTCCGGCGTTCAGCCTGCCCCAGTTGCATAATCCCGAAGCCAGTTTTTCGGGGGAGCAAATGAAGGGGCGTGTCTGGCTGCTGAATGTCTGGGCTTCGTGGTGCTACCCGTGCCTGACTGAACACGCTTTCATCAAAGAGCTATCCACCAAGCACAAGGTGCCGATTGTGGGTCTGAACTACAAGGACGTCCCCGAGGAAAGCCGCGAGTGGTTGCTGCGCAATGGCAACTCTTACGAAGTCTCCGTCATGGACAGGGATGGCCGTGTGGGCATTGATTTCGGCGTGTACGGCGTGCCGGAAACCTTTGTGATCGACAAGCAGGGCATGGTGCGCTTCAAGCACATAGGTCCTGTGTCGCGTGAATCCATGGAGGAAACTTTGTTGCCCTTGATCCGTCGTTTGGAGCAGCAGCCATGA
- the ccmD gene encoding heme exporter protein CcmD: MMHWSSVGDFFAMGGYAVYVWGSVLACTVLMLGEVLSVRAGRARAWQRVRDERALGDSRHD; encoded by the coding sequence ATGATGCATTGGTCGAGTGTGGGCGATTTTTTCGCTATGGGCGGCTATGCCGTGTATGTGTGGGGCTCGGTGCTGGCCTGTACCGTGTTGATGCTGGGCGAAGTGCTCAGCGTCCGGGCAGGGCGGGCACGGGCCTGGCAGCGGGTACGTGACGAGCGCGCCCTGGGGGATAGTCGTCATGACTAA
- a CDS encoding heme lyase CcmF/NrfE family subunit, producing MIPELGHFALILTFVLALAQGIVSLYGAWRGNLAWMAFARPAARWQFGLVAFSLLCLAWSFVSFDFSVAYVAQNSSTKLPLFYRIAAVWGGHEGSLLLWMFMQTGWAFAVSIYSRSLPEAMLARVLGVLGLITAGFLLFVLISSNPFERMFPVPAEGLDLNTLLQDIGLIVHPPLLYMGYVGFSVAFAFAIAALLAGRLDASWARWSRPWTTSAWLFLTLGIAVGSWWAYYELGWGGWWFWDPVENSSFVPWLAGTALIHSLAVTEKRGSFKNWTVLLAISTFSLSILGAFLVRSGVLTSVHAFATDPARGVFILSLFAVIVGSSLILFAWRAPRVGAGGQFAVVSRESLLLVNNVLLVVVTGTVLLGTLYPLIMDTLGLGKISVGPPYFNKVFVPLMIPALVLIVFGVMANWKRASMMDMVRQLALVIVFSVVLGAAIPLLYGQWQGTAALGAGLAMWIVLGSLFDVVKRVRATRSGVFSQPRSWLGQHLAHIGVAVFVLGVTMVSHYETETDVLLQPGQTAQVGAYDARFQGVRIVPGPNYSAERGMVELLQDGKVVSTLYPEKRTYLSSALPMTESAINANGLRHIYVALGDNFDQGGWSVRLYYKPLVDFIWLGCLLMALGGALAISDRRYRAKQTRAAVQSKAMNTQVQA from the coding sequence ATGATCCCGGAGCTTGGGCACTTTGCCCTGATTCTGACTTTTGTGCTGGCGCTGGCTCAAGGCATTGTGTCCTTGTATGGCGCCTGGCGCGGCAATCTGGCCTGGATGGCGTTCGCACGTCCGGCAGCACGCTGGCAATTCGGTTTGGTGGCCTTCAGCTTGCTGTGTCTGGCCTGGTCCTTTGTCAGCTTTGATTTCTCTGTGGCCTATGTGGCGCAGAACTCCAGCACCAAACTGCCTTTGTTCTATCGCATTGCCGCAGTGTGGGGCGGGCATGAAGGCTCGCTGCTGCTGTGGATGTTCATGCAAACGGGTTGGGCCTTCGCTGTCAGCATTTATTCGCGCTCCTTGCCCGAAGCCATGTTGGCCCGTGTGTTGGGTGTCTTGGGCCTGATCACTGCTGGTTTCCTGCTGTTTGTGTTGATCAGCTCCAACCCCTTTGAACGCATGTTCCCGGTTCCGGCCGAAGGTCTGGATCTGAACACGCTCTTGCAGGATATTGGCCTGATTGTTCACCCACCCTTGCTGTACATGGGCTATGTGGGCTTCTCGGTGGCCTTTGCCTTTGCGATTGCTGCTTTGCTGGCAGGCCGTCTGGATGCCAGTTGGGCGCGTTGGTCGCGTCCCTGGACAACTTCGGCCTGGTTGTTTCTGACCCTGGGTATTGCCGTCGGTAGCTGGTGGGCCTATTACGAGCTGGGTTGGGGCGGCTGGTGGTTCTGGGACCCGGTGGAGAACTCCTCCTTTGTGCCGTGGTTGGCGGGCACGGCCTTGATTCACTCTTTGGCAGTTACGGAAAAACGTGGCAGCTTCAAGAATTGGACCGTGTTGCTGGCAATCAGCACCTTCTCTCTGTCCATTCTGGGTGCTTTCCTGGTGCGTTCCGGCGTGCTCACTTCAGTACACGCATTTGCTACGGATCCGGCCCGTGGTGTGTTCATTCTGAGTCTGTTTGCCGTCATTGTTGGCAGCTCGCTGATTCTGTTTGCCTGGCGCGCACCGCGTGTCGGAGCAGGTGGACAGTTTGCCGTGGTGTCGCGTGAATCCTTGCTGTTGGTCAACAACGTCTTGCTGGTTGTGGTGACGGGTACGGTGTTGTTGGGGACTTTGTATCCCTTGATTATGGACACGCTGGGCCTGGGCAAAATCTCCGTGGGGCCACCTTATTTCAACAAGGTGTTTGTGCCTTTGATGATCCCGGCTCTGGTTCTGATTGTGTTTGGTGTCATGGCGAATTGGAAGCGTGCCAGCATGATGGATATGGTGCGCCAACTGGCCCTGGTGATTGTGTTCAGCGTCGTGCTGGGAGCAGCCATTCCCTTGTTGTACGGCCAGTGGCAGGGCACCGCCGCCTTGGGTGCGGGTCTGGCCATGTGGATTGTGCTGGGCAGCTTGTTTGATGTGGTCAAGCGTGTGCGTGCCACTCGCTCCGGCGTGTTCTCGCAACCGCGTAGTTGGCTGGGCCAGCATCTGGCCCATATCGGTGTGGCCGTCTTTGTGCTGGGGGTGACCATGGTCAGCCACTACGAGACGGAAACCGATGTCTTGTTGCAGCCCGGCCAGACGGCCCAGGTGGGCGCGTATGACGCGCGCTTCCAGGGCGTGCGCATTGTGCCCGGCCCGAACTATTCGGCCGAACGCGGCATGGTGGAGCTGTTGCAGGACGGCAAGGTGGTGTCCACTTTGTACCCGGAAAAGCGTACCTATCTGTCCTCGGCCTTGCCCATGACGGAATCGGCCATCAACGCCAATGGTTTGCGCCATATTTACGTGGCGCTGGGCGATAACTTTGACCAGGGCGGTTGGAGTGTTCGCCTGTACTACAAGCCCTTGGTGGACTTCATCTGGCTGGGTTGTTTGTTGATGGCCTTGGGCGGTGCTCTGGCAATCAGTGATCGACGTTATCGCGCCAAGCAAACTCGCGCTGCCGTGCAAAGCAAAGCTATGAATACGCAGGTGCAGGCATGA